The Clostridium sp. 'White wine YQ' genome contains a region encoding:
- a CDS encoding MarR family winged helix-turn-helix transcriptional regulator — MKYEDGLKLENQLCFSIYATSRAITKIYRPFLEKLGITYPQYLVMLVLWEKENITLKALSNRLYLDSGTLTPLLKRLEGMELLKRQRSSEDERILCVNITEKGKELKKEALTIPECILKSINMDIEQLIKFKKDTDELLESIKNLEQ; from the coding sequence ATGAAATATGAAGATGGATTAAAGCTAGAAAATCAACTATGTTTTTCAATATATGCAACATCAAGAGCTATAACAAAAATATATAGACCTTTTTTAGAGAAGTTAGGAATAACTTACCCTCAATATTTAGTGATGTTAGTACTGTGGGAAAAAGAAAATATAACTCTTAAGGCATTAAGTAATAGATTATATTTAGACTCAGGTACATTGACACCACTTCTTAAAAGATTAGAGGGGATGGAGCTATTAAAGAGGCAGCGTTCTAGTGAAGATGAAAGAATACTTTGTGTAAATATAACTGAAAAGGGTAAGGAACTTAAAAAAGAAGCATTAACTATACCAGAATGTATTTTAAAATCAATTAATATGGATATAGAACAGTTAATTAAATTTAAAAAGGATACAGATGAACTACTAGAAAGTATTAAAAATTTAGAACAATAA
- a CDS encoding M42 family metallopeptidase has protein sequence MDIKINKEFLLKTAKEILEFDSPSGFCFEIMKKIEEYAKEFNYSFETTNKGCGIITIPGKSSEKVVGLSAHVDTLGAMVRSITSKGTLKFTLVGGPIVPTLDSEYCKVRTREGKIYTGTFLSTSPAAHVYKDSSTKKRDDENMEIRLDERVTNKEDAQKLGICAGDFIFIDPKTTITNSGFVKSRFIDDKGSVSCLMGLLELFSRERIVPTYTTKIFISTYEEVGHGSSYIPSDITEMIAVDMGCIGEDLSCTEYQVSICAKDSGGPYDYNMVTDLINLSKTNKVDYAVDIYPMYGSDVGAALKGGNDIRGALIGPGVHASHGMERTHYDAFENTIKLLYLYLTK, from the coding sequence ATGGATATAAAAATAAATAAAGAGTTTCTATTAAAAACTGCAAAAGAAATATTAGAATTTGATAGTCCTAGTGGTTTTTGCTTTGAAATTATGAAGAAAATAGAAGAATATGCAAAAGAATTTAATTATTCTTTTGAGACTACAAATAAAGGATGCGGGATAATCACTATTCCAGGTAAGTCTAGTGAAAAAGTAGTGGGGTTATCAGCACATGTAGATACATTAGGTGCGATGGTTAGGTCAATTACATCAAAGGGAACACTTAAATTTACTTTAGTTGGCGGACCTATAGTCCCAACACTTGATAGTGAGTATTGTAAAGTTAGGACTAGAGAAGGAAAAATCTATACGGGGACATTTTTAAGTACTAGTCCGGCAGCTCATGTTTATAAGGATAGCTCAACTAAGAAACGTGATGATGAGAATATGGAAATAAGATTAGATGAAAGGGTAACAAATAAAGAGGATGCTCAGAAATTAGGGATATGTGCTGGGGATTTCATTTTTATAGATCCTAAAACAACAATAACTAATAGTGGATTTGTAAAATCAAGATTTATTGACGATAAAGGTAGTGTTTCATGTTTAATGGGACTATTAGAACTTTTTAGTAGAGAAAGGATTGTTCCAACATATACAACTAAAATATTTATTTCAACATATGAAGAGGTAGGACATGGATCATCCTATATTCCTAGTGATATAACTGAAATGATAGCTGTTGATATGGGGTGTATAGGAGAAGATTTAAGCTGTACAGAATATCAAGTGTCAATATGTGCTAAGGACTCAGGCGGACCATATGATTATAATATGGTAACAGACTTAATAAATTTATCAAAAACTAATAAAGTAGATTATGCAGTAGATATTTATCCTATGTATGGATCAGATGTTGGAGCTGCGCTTAAAGGTGGAAATGATATAAGAGGAGCACTTATAGGACCAGGAGTACACGCATCTCATGGAATGGAAAGAACACACTATGATGCTTTTGAAAATACAATAAAATTGTTATACTTGTATTTAACCAAATAA
- a CDS encoding glutathione peroxidase: MSIYDYSAKNINGDDVSLRKYEGKVLLIVNTASKCGFTPQYKDLEALYKKLGNEKFEILGFPCDQFANQEPGTSEDIKNFCEINYGVTFPIFQKIDVNGENAHDLFKYLKSKAPFKGIDDSTTTGKFLKTFLSEKYPETLLGDSIKWNFTKFLVNTNGEVINRFESTIEPSDIESYITSLL, encoded by the coding sequence ATGTCTATTTATGATTATTCAGCAAAGAATATAAACGGTGATGATGTTTCTCTAAGAAAATATGAGGGCAAGGTTTTACTCATTGTAAATACTGCAAGCAAATGCGGCTTTACTCCGCAGTATAAGGACTTAGAAGCTTTATATAAAAAGCTAGGAAATGAGAAATTTGAAATCCTTGGGTTCCCTTGTGACCAATTTGCTAATCAAGAGCCTGGAACTAGTGAAGATATCAAAAATTTTTGTGAAATAAATTATGGTGTTACCTTTCCAATATTCCAAAAAATAGATGTGAATGGTGAGAATGCTCATGATTTATTTAAGTACCTTAAGTCAAAAGCTCCTTTTAAGGGAATTGATGATAGTACTACAACAGGAAAATTTCTAAAAACATTTCTTTCTGAAAAATATCCTGAGACACTTTTAGGAGACTCAATAAAATGGAATTTCACAAAATTTTTAGTAAATACGAATGGTGAAGTTATTAATCGCTTCGAATCTACTATAGAACCTTCTGATATTGAGTCATATATAACTTCTCTTTTATAA
- a CDS encoding methyl-accepting chemotaxis protein gives MKQDIRLRGIRAKLVAGFLSICIIPLIVLGMFAYFQSKATLTKKFEATSGQTISEINKAVDSFLNSKVAMVNMASGNDSFTAYDGTQEKVTSLKNYLKDMQGSSKEIVAAYMGTEKGEFIRYPEAQMAAGYDPRVRDWYKLALNNEGKAIITKAYKSASTGQIMASVAKAVTKDGKVIGVVSLDIDLNAMADKFKDSKIGDSGYAYITDSEGIILAHPNSKIIGTPEATKLSIWNDIKNGKSGFIKYNYNGSDKFSSYITNDTSGWKIVAAMSITEVDNDVNAIRNIMLIVIAAVIVISIFVSLYLSGGMAKNAKELSKAFNDAANGDLSAKVDIKSKDEFGDLGKDFNSMISNIASLMRDVKLSSGTVSENSQVLSTMAGETTISITQVSKAIEEIALGATQQAQSSQDAASDISELATGIDEITSTTKDVENLSRNALEFGNKGLDMVIDLAVKSNKTKKSSIEVSEIVMEMSRNTEEINMISDAIADITEQTNLLSLNASIEAARAGEAGKGFAVVAEEIRQLAEQSKNSTEEIRKIIESVKNMSKSAVKAIESSNAIVNEQEAAVVETEKIFNEILTSINELTDGIKSIMSSTSVIAAKKNNVIMQIDNISAVSQETASGSEEVSASAEEINATMEEVSRFTEELQDLAKLLNEGVSKFKIG, from the coding sequence ATGAAACAAGATATTAGACTTAGAGGGATACGTGCAAAATTAGTTGCAGGTTTTTTATCTATTTGCATTATTCCACTAATAGTACTAGGAATGTTTGCATATTTTCAATCAAAAGCAACTTTAACAAAAAAGTTTGAAGCAACAAGTGGGCAAACTATATCGGAAATTAATAAGGCTGTAGATAGTTTCTTAAATTCTAAAGTGGCTATGGTAAATATGGCATCAGGCAATGATAGCTTTACTGCATATGATGGAACTCAAGAAAAAGTTACTTCATTAAAGAATTACTTAAAGGATATGCAAGGAAGTAGTAAAGAGATAGTAGCTGCCTATATGGGAACTGAAAAAGGTGAATTTATTAGATATCCAGAAGCACAAATGGCAGCAGGATATGACCCAAGAGTAAGGGATTGGTACAAGCTTGCATTAAATAATGAGGGAAAAGCAATTATTACCAAAGCATACAAAAGTGCATCAACAGGTCAAATTATGGCTAGTGTAGCTAAAGCCGTAACTAAAGATGGGAAAGTTATAGGAGTTGTATCCTTAGACATAGATCTGAATGCTATGGCAGATAAATTTAAGGATTCAAAAATTGGAGATAGTGGATATGCTTATATAACAGATAGCGAGGGGATAATTTTAGCACATCCTAATAGCAAGATAATTGGAACTCCAGAAGCTACAAAACTTAGCATATGGAATGATATAAAGAATGGAAAAAGCGGTTTTATAAAATACAATTATAATGGATCTGACAAGTTTTCAAGTTATATAACCAATGACACTAGCGGGTGGAAGATAGTAGCTGCTATGAGTATTACAGAAGTAGACAATGATGTAAATGCAATAAGAAATATAATGCTTATAGTAATTGCAGCAGTTATAGTAATATCTATATTTGTATCACTTTATTTAAGTGGTGGAATGGCTAAGAATGCAAAAGAGTTAAGTAAAGCATTTAATGATGCCGCAAATGGAGATTTATCTGCAAAAGTAGATATCAAGTCTAAAGATGAATTTGGAGATCTAGGTAAAGATTTCAATAGTATGATTAGTAATATTGCAAGTTTGATGAGAGACGTCAAATTATCATCTGGAACTGTATCAGAAAATTCACAAGTACTTTCTACTATGGCAGGAGAAACAACAATTTCTATAACTCAAGTATCTAAGGCTATTGAAGAAATTGCATTAGGAGCAACTCAGCAAGCTCAAAGTTCGCAAGATGCAGCTAGTGATATTAGTGAATTGGCTACAGGAATTGATGAAATAACATCTACGACAAAAGATGTAGAAAATCTATCACGTAATGCATTAGAATTTGGTAATAAAGGATTAGACATGGTTATTGATTTAGCAGTTAAATCAAATAAAACTAAGAAATCTTCTATAGAAGTAAGTGAAATTGTTATGGAAATGAGTAGAAATACAGAAGAGATAAATATGATTTCAGATGCTATTGCAGATATAACAGAACAAACCAATCTTTTATCTCTTAATGCTAGTATAGAGGCAGCAAGAGCTGGAGAAGCAGGGAAAGGATTTGCGGTTGTAGCAGAAGAAATTAGACAATTAGCAGAACAATCAAAGAATTCTACTGAAGAAATAAGAAAAATTATTGAATCAGTTAAGAATATGTCAAAATCAGCAGTCAAAGCAATTGAAAGCTCTAATGCTATTGTAAATGAGCAAGAAGCTGCGGTGGTTGAAACAGAGAAGATATTTAATGAAATATTAACATCAATTAATGAATTAACTGATGGAATAAAGAGTATAATGAGCTCTACGTCAGTAATTGCAGCTAAGAAAAATAATGTAATTATGCAGATTGATAATATTTCAGCAGTATCCCAAGAGACAGCTTCTGGTTCAGAAGAAGTTTCAGCATCTGCTGAAGAGATAAATGCTACAATGGAAGAGGTTTCAAGATTTACAGAGGAACTTCAAGATTTAGCTAAGCTTCTTAACGAAGGTGTCAGCAAATTTAAAATTGGCTAA
- the thiM gene encoding hydroxyethylthiazole kinase has protein sequence MKINEVVAGLLEKVREKGPLVHHLTNYVTVNDCANITLAIGASPVMADDINEVKDMVSLASSLVINIGTLNSRTVEAMLEAGKKANELGIPVVLDPVGAGATPYRTEVAKRIIENIKLSVVRGNISEIKVLYGIDTITKGVDAAESISADSDKLTEEKEFAKAVAKKLNTVIAITGAVDIITDGEKLYTVENGHKIMSKVTGTGCMCTSLIGSYLGAGEDYLLAALSGVVSMGIAGERAHEKVETEDSGTGSLKVYILDEIYKLNTETLLSRGKIYE, from the coding sequence ATGAAGATTAATGAAGTAGTAGCCGGATTATTAGAGAAAGTAAGGGAAAAGGGCCCACTAGTGCATCACTTAACTAATTACGTAACAGTAAATGATTGCGCGAATATAACTTTAGCAATTGGAGCATCTCCTGTTATGGCTGATGATATAAATGAAGTTAAGGATATGGTGTCATTGGCATCTTCCTTAGTTATAAATATTGGTACACTTAATAGTAGAACTGTAGAGGCAATGCTTGAGGCAGGTAAAAAAGCAAATGAGCTAGGAATTCCTGTAGTATTAGATCCTGTAGGAGCAGGTGCGACACCTTATAGAACAGAAGTAGCAAAAAGAATCATAGAAAATATAAAGTTGTCAGTGGTAAGAGGAAATATCTCTGAAATTAAAGTTTTATATGGTATAGATACCATAACAAAGGGTGTGGATGCGGCAGAAAGTATTTCAGCAGATAGTGATAAACTTACAGAAGAAAAGGAATTTGCTAAAGCTGTTGCTAAAAAACTAAACACTGTTATAGCTATAACCGGAGCTGTAGATATAATAACGGATGGAGAAAAGCTGTATACCGTTGAAAATGGACATAAGATAATGTCTAAGGTTACTGGTACTGGCTGTATGTGTACTTCACTTATTGGCTCATATTTAGGGGCAGGAGAAGATTACTTACTAGCTGCTTTATCAGGCGTGGTATCCATGGGGATAGCAGGAGAGAGAGCGCATGAGAAGGTTGAAACAGAGGATTCAGGAACAGGTAGCCTAAAGGTTTATATACTTGATGAAATATATAAACTAAATACAGAAACTTTATTAAGTAGAGGTAAAATATATGAGTAA
- the thiW gene encoding energy coupling factor transporter S component ThiW, with the protein MKTKKLTIASLFIAIGVVTGNLIYIPIGASKCFPMQGTINVLSGILLGPGYGVIVAFCISLLRNILGTGTLLAFPGSMIGAFLAGYLYLKTKKSFFAVLGEVFGTGILGALLSFPIAKLIMGKEVGALFYIVPFLISTVGGSLIAYLLVRVLSSTKLISLNGKDL; encoded by the coding sequence ATGAAAACTAAAAAATTAACCATAGCATCTTTATTTATAGCAATTGGAGTAGTAACAGGAAATTTGATTTATATACCAATAGGAGCATCAAAATGTTTTCCTATGCAAGGCACAATTAATGTCTTATCAGGAATATTGTTAGGTCCTGGATATGGAGTTATAGTAGCCTTTTGTATTTCTCTATTAAGAAATATCCTTGGAACAGGAACTCTTTTGGCTTTTCCTGGAAGTATGATAGGGGCTTTCTTGGCGGGTTATCTGTATCTTAAGACTAAAAAAAGTTTTTTTGCAGTTTTAGGTGAAGTATTTGGTACGGGAATCTTAGGAGCGTTACTATCTTTTCCTATAGCAAAGCTAATAATGGGAAAAGAAGTAGGAGCACTATTTTATATAGTTCCATTTTTAATAAGTACTGTTGGCGGTAGTCTAATAGCATACTTATTAGTTAGAGTTTTAAGCTCTACAAAGCTAATATCATTAAATGGTAAAGATTTATAA
- a CDS encoding glutathione peroxidase, whose protein sequence is MSIYDFSAKSITGKEVSLSEYKGKVLLIVNTASKCGFTPQYKDLEAIYKKLGNDKFEILGFPCNQFAKQEPGTSDDIKNFCEINYGVTFPLFEKVDVKGPTAHEVFKYLTTEKPGILGGEIKWNFTKFLIDKNGNVVDRFAPTTSPTKIEKDIIKLMEV, encoded by the coding sequence ATGTCAATTTATGATTTTTCAGCCAAATCAATAACTGGTAAGGAAGTTTCCTTAAGTGAATATAAAGGAAAGGTTCTTCTTATAGTAAATACTGCAAGCAAATGTGGATTTACCCCTCAGTATAAGGACCTTGAGGCTATATACAAAAAATTAGGCAATGACAAGTTTGAAATTCTTGGATTTCCTTGTAATCAATTTGCAAAACAAGAACCAGGGACTAGTGATGATATTAAAAACTTTTGCGAAATTAATTATGGAGTAACTTTCCCATTATTTGAAAAAGTAGATGTGAAAGGCCCAACTGCTCATGAAGTATTTAAATATTTAACTACAGAAAAACCTGGTATATTAGGTGGAGAAATTAAATGGAATTTCACAAAGTTTCTAATTGATAAAAATGGTAATGTAGTAGATAGATTTGCACCAACTACTTCACCAACAAAAATTGAAAAAGATATTATTAAATTAATGGAGGTTTAG
- the thiD gene encoding bifunctional hydroxymethylpyrimidine kinase/phosphomethylpyrimidine kinase, whose product MKKVLTIAGSDSCGGAGIQADLKTFSANGVYGMSVITAVTAQNTQGVFDVQDLDEKIIKGQIDAIFTDIEVDAVKIGMVSQISTIKAIAEKLKLYKPKNLVLDPVMISKSGYSLLKPESERALIDELIPLAYIITPNVPEAEEILKAVNSDIVVIETVEDMEAAAKEIYKLGCENVLLKGGHIEGEAIDVLYDGKEIIHFQSERINTKNTHGTGCTLSSAIASNLALGLDIKEAVDKAKKYITVAIEHSLDIGKGVGPTHHFYELYKKGGLLNED is encoded by the coding sequence ATGAAAAAGGTATTAACTATAGCAGGATCAGATAGCTGCGGAGGAGCGGGAATACAAGCAGATCTTAAGACTTTTAGTGCTAATGGAGTATACGGTATGAGTGTTATAACAGCAGTAACTGCACAAAACACACAAGGAGTTTTTGATGTTCAAGATTTAGATGAAAAAATAATCAAAGGGCAAATAGATGCAATATTTACGGATATAGAAGTAGATGCTGTTAAAATAGGAATGGTTTCACAAATCTCAACGATAAAAGCGATAGCAGAAAAATTGAAGCTATATAAGCCTAAGAATTTAGTGTTAGATCCAGTGATGATATCTAAAAGTGGATATTCTTTATTGAAGCCTGAATCAGAGAGAGCATTAATAGATGAATTGATACCATTAGCTTATATAATTACGCCTAATGTTCCTGAAGCTGAGGAGATTTTAAAAGCAGTAAATTCAGATATAGTTGTAATAGAAACAGTAGAGGATATGGAAGCAGCTGCAAAAGAGATATATAAGCTTGGATGTGAAAATGTCTTGTTAAAAGGCGGACATATTGAAGGGGAAGCTATTGATGTATTATATGATGGAAAGGAAATTATACATTTCCAATCTGAGAGGATTAATACAAAAAATACTCATGGTACAGGATGCACCTTGTCTTCAGCAATTGCTTCTAATTTAGCCCTTGGATTAGATATTAAAGAAGCAGTTGATAAAGCTAAAAAATATATAACAGTAGCAATAGAGCATTCTTTAGATATAGGAAAAGGCGTTGGACCTACACATCATTTCTATGAACTTTATAAAAAAGGAGGATTACTAAATGAAGATTAA
- a CDS encoding CarD family transcriptional regulator — protein MFQIGDRVIYPMQGAGIIQGIEDKEVSGTPEKYFIINILSNKMQVMVPLSKAPNTGIRLVSDENMLEDVLINFKTKKLFTSQELSYRERYHINMAKVKTGGIKEGSEVVHDLMLLGENKPLNSSEKQLLLTAKKILISEISIIKGISESNAEDLLSSNFS, from the coding sequence ATGTTTCAAATCGGTGATAGAGTTATCTACCCAATGCAAGGGGCTGGTATAATTCAAGGCATAGAAGATAAAGAAGTTTCTGGTACCCCAGAGAAGTATTTCATAATAAACATACTTAGTAATAAAATGCAGGTAATGGTGCCATTAAGCAAAGCGCCAAATACCGGTATACGACTTGTTAGTGATGAAAATATGCTAGAAGATGTCCTAATTAACTTTAAAACAAAAAAGTTATTTACTAGTCAGGAACTTAGCTATAGAGAAAGATATCACATTAATATGGCCAAGGTTAAAACAGGTGGAATCAAGGAGGGATCTGAGGTTGTTCATGATTTAATGCTATTAGGAGAAAATAAACCTTTAAATAGTAGTGAAAAACAACTTCTCCTCACTGCAAAGAAAATATTGATTAGTGAAATTTCTATAATCAAAGGCATATCCGAATCAAATGCGGAAGATTTGTTATCTTCTAACTTTTCTTAA
- a CDS encoding endonuclease MutS2: MNNNTLEKLQFEELKEIVRSYCVSGLGKKLIDKLMPSTNIKVVEKRLSETSEGRELLGSSNYVPLDGIFNIDSLITAIEKGAVLEPEDLGVFCNFLRGCRKIKEYMKGKEFYAPTLSSYGDNITELRYIEEEIEYSIRGNRVDSNATKELKKIRKSIDIVEGRIQETLNKFLKNSAYKNYIQDFFISKRNDRFTIPIKAAYKNHVDGTIIEVSSKGSTVFIEPSSVSKNTSELMELKAQESIEEYKVLAAITEMIFENLKQIKINTEVISEYDMIFAKAKYSRAISGIKPKLNDYGYINIIKGKHPLLEGRVVPLDISVGKDYRTLIITGPNAGGKTVVLKNLGLLTLAAQAGFHIPAGEGTEISVFEKIFVDIGDNQSIENSLSTFSSHIKNLASMIDGCNKSTLIICDEIGSGTEPNEGAAIAIAILEEFYHKGCITLATTHYGEIKNFSEGHQDFENAAMQFENETLEPLYKLIIGKSGDSNAFWISRKMGIDASVIDRAQSYIGNKDYNYSLVRDSKVKKNTMFEGPGEIKQETYEVGDKVLLLEKNDYGIVYKIADKLNNLVVLYKGSFIEINEKRIKLELKAKDLYPEDYDMDSLFRSYEERKLERDIERGSKKALKKIQKEIRKNK, translated from the coding sequence ATGAATAATAATACATTGGAAAAACTTCAATTTGAGGAATTAAAGGAAATTGTAAGATCCTACTGCGTTAGTGGACTAGGGAAAAAACTGATTGATAAACTTATGCCTAGCACGAATATAAAGGTAGTTGAAAAAAGATTAAGCGAAACAAGTGAAGGTAGAGAATTATTAGGTTCAAGTAATTATGTGCCCTTGGATGGTATATTCAATATAGATAGTTTAATAACAGCTATTGAAAAAGGAGCTGTATTAGAGCCTGAGGACTTAGGGGTTTTTTGTAATTTTTTAAGAGGATGTAGAAAGATAAAAGAATATATGAAGGGTAAAGAATTTTATGCGCCTACACTAAGTTCTTACGGAGATAATATTACTGAATTAAGATATATAGAGGAAGAAATAGAATATTCAATTAGAGGAAATAGAGTAGATTCAAATGCAACTAAAGAACTAAAAAAAATAAGAAAATCTATTGATATAGTTGAAGGAAGAATACAAGAAACTCTAAATAAGTTTTTAAAAAATAGTGCGTATAAGAATTATATACAAGACTTTTTTATAAGTAAAAGGAATGATAGGTTCACTATTCCTATAAAGGCAGCATATAAAAACCATGTAGATGGAACTATAATAGAAGTTTCATCAAAAGGATCAACAGTATTTATAGAGCCTAGTTCTGTTTCTAAAAATACATCCGAGTTAATGGAATTAAAGGCTCAAGAATCGATAGAGGAATATAAGGTTTTGGCAGCTATAACTGAAATGATATTTGAAAATTTAAAACAAATTAAAATAAATACTGAGGTTATATCTGAATATGACATGATATTTGCAAAAGCTAAATATAGTAGAGCAATAAGTGGTATAAAACCAAAGTTAAATGATTATGGATATATAAATATTATTAAAGGGAAACACCCATTACTTGAGGGAAGGGTAGTGCCGCTTGATATAAGTGTTGGTAAAGACTATAGAACACTTATTATTACAGGTCCAAATGCTGGAGGAAAGACAGTAGTTCTAAAAAACTTAGGATTGTTAACTCTCGCGGCTCAAGCTGGATTCCATATTCCAGCAGGAGAAGGAACTGAGATATCAGTATTTGAAAAAATCTTTGTTGATATTGGAGATAATCAAAGTATTGAGAATTCACTAAGTACTTTTTCGTCGCATATTAAAAACCTAGCTTCTATGATAGATGGTTGTAACAAATCTACGTTAATTATTTGTGATGAAATAGGAAGTGGAACAGAACCGAATGAAGGTGCAGCTATAGCTATAGCTATTTTAGAAGAATTCTATCATAAAGGATGTATAACATTAGCAACTACTCATTATGGAGAAATAAAAAATTTCTCAGAGGGACATCAAGATTTTGAAAATGCTGCTATGCAATTTGAAAATGAAACTTTAGAACCTTTATATAAGCTAATCATAGGGAAATCAGGTGATAGCAATGCATTTTGGATATCTAGAAAGATGGGAATAGATGCTTCTGTAATAGATAGAGCACAAAGTTATATAGGAAATAAAGACTATAATTATAGCTTAGTGAGGGATAGCAAAGTTAAGAAGAACACTATGTTTGAAGGCCCAGGAGAGATTAAACAGGAGACTTATGAAGTAGGGGATAAGGTTTTGCTTCTTGAAAAAAATGATTATGGAATAGTATATAAGATAGCAGACAAACTTAATAACTTAGTAGTTCTATACAAAGGAAGCTTTATTGAGATAAATGAAAAGAGAATAAAATTAGAACTTAAAGCTAAGGATCTATACCCAGAAGATTATGATATGGATAGTTTATTTAGGAGTTATGAAGAGAGAAAGTTAGAAAGAGATATAGAAAGAGGTTCAAAGAAGGCATTAAAGAAGATACAGAAAGAAATTAGAAAAAATAAATAA